The Synergistaceae bacterium genome includes a region encoding these proteins:
- the hemW gene encoding radical SAM family heme chaperone HemW, with translation MIKRHDEQDEQKEAQLYRHPFALSLPFSSSFSLYLHVPFCLSKCGYCSFYSEPIDEIPFFFEASTDAWLEALIQEAKNIASHWRGRRPPLRTLYIGGGTPSLLSLPVWGRLIHLLDNTFDLSELEEATIEANPCSLTEEHLSIWRDSFVTRVSLGIQSLQNDELAWLGRQHDEATALLALDKTLAYGFDVSADLIFGIPHQTLRTWRDSLQRVLDSGVEHVSAYQLTLEPDTPLGKITPSLSDGYSFYRFAQWYLPRKGLEQYEIASFSRPSKECRHNLAYWRQENVLALGPSAWGYLTKEGLRYRNAPTLKEYITSMTTQSSLSERLGERSRGVEAAILALRTRWGIDVASFAARFGHELAEEVSAVLKEIPQRLVSFEKGHIHLTPAGMRVGNAIWIELLELDF, from the coding sequence ATGATCAAGAGACACGATGAACAAGATGAACAAAAGGAAGCTCAATTGTACCGGCATCCTTTTGCTCTTTCTCTTCCCTTCTCCTCCTCCTTTTCCCTTTATCTTCACGTTCCATTCTGTCTTTCCAAGTGTGGTTACTGTTCTTTTTACAGTGAACCGATCGACGAGATACCGTTTTTTTTCGAGGCCTCAACAGACGCGTGGCTCGAAGCTCTGATCCAGGAGGCGAAGAACATCGCCTCCCATTGGAGAGGACGCCGCCCTCCTCTACGCACCCTTTATATCGGGGGAGGAACGCCCAGCCTGCTATCCCTTCCCGTCTGGGGGCGTCTAATCCACCTCTTGGACAATACCTTCGACCTGTCTGAGCTGGAAGAGGCCACGATAGAAGCCAATCCCTGCTCTCTGACGGAAGAACATTTGTCCATTTGGCGCGACTCTTTCGTCACCCGCGTCAGTCTGGGAATCCAAAGTCTACAAAACGACGAGCTGGCCTGGCTGGGCCGCCAGCACGACGAAGCGACAGCCCTGCTGGCCTTAGATAAAACGCTAGCTTATGGCTTCGATGTCTCCGCGGACCTTATTTTTGGAATACCCCATCAAACGCTACGAACGTGGCGCGATTCCCTACAACGTGTTTTGGATTCGGGAGTCGAACATGTTTCCGCCTATCAACTGACCTTGGAACCCGATACACCGTTAGGGAAAATAACGCCCTCTTTGTCGGATGGATATTCTTTTTATCGTTTCGCGCAATGGTATCTTCCCAGAAAAGGGCTGGAGCAGTACGAAATCGCAAGCTTCTCTCGTCCGAGCAAAGAATGCCGTCACAATTTGGCCTACTGGCGTCAGGAAAACGTACTGGCCTTGGGGCCTTCAGCCTGGGGCTACCTCACGAAAGAAGGCCTGCGCTACCGCAACGCCCCAACCCTCAAAGAATACATCACATCAATGACAACGCAGTCCTCTCTAAGCGAGCGCCTCGGAGAGCGTTCTCGTGGCGTCGAAGCCGCAATACTCGCCCTGCGGACCCGGTGGGGAATCGACGTCGCTTCCTTTGCCGCCCGTTTTGGTCACGAGCTCGCGGAAGAAGTATCCGCGGTTTTGAAAGAAATTCCACAGCGCCTCGTGAGTTTCGAGAAGGGCCACATCCATTTGACTCCAGCGGGGATGAGAGTCGGCAACGCGATTTGGATTGAGTTGCTGGAGCTGGATTTTTGA
- the lepA gene encoding translation elongation factor 4, with protein MRQENIRNFCIIAHIDHGKSTLADRLIEQTHTVASRDMKEQLLDSLALERERGITIKLVPVRMNYRARNGQDYILNLIDTPGHVDFGYEVSRSLAACEGALLVVDATQGVEAQTLANAYQAIEQGLELLPVINKIDLPSAQPENTKQEIADVVGLDAEDAILASAKEGTGIDEILERVVSIVSPPNGDPDAPLEALIFDSVYDNYRGVICYVRVVNGTLRPGQSILFMATNGRYPVDEIGVFRPGFTPVERLGPGEVGYIAASVKSLDEARVGDTVTEANNPAPKPLPGYRKVKPVVFCGFYPVERDEYPQLRDALDKLHLNDAAIAYEPETSVALGFGFRCGFLGLLHMDVARERLRREFDVDLVATAPNVVYEITAQGGEIIEAHRPSDFPEVGDIEEIREPFIKLSVFLPSDFVGKVMQLLQEKRGIYKSIDYLTPNRVRLVYDMPLAEFIVDFHDKLKSQTRGYASLDYEFIGLRASDLVRVDVLVNGEAADAFSFICHKDAAYHRGHSAVTKLKELIPHQLFEVPIQASIGKRVIVRVNVKALRKDVLSKCYGGDITRKRKLLDKQKEGKKRMKQIGKVSIPQEAFLAFLQIDSEEK; from the coding sequence ATGAGACAGGAGAATATAAGAAATTTTTGCATTATCGCCCACATTGACCACGGAAAATCGACCCTCGCGGATCGCCTGATCGAACAAACTCACACCGTGGCCTCGCGAGATATGAAAGAACAGCTTCTAGATTCCCTTGCGTTGGAGCGCGAGCGTGGCATCACCATCAAGCTTGTACCCGTCCGCATGAACTATCGGGCTCGAAACGGACAGGATTACATTTTAAACTTGATCGACACCCCCGGCCACGTGGATTTCGGATACGAGGTCTCACGATCTTTGGCGGCCTGCGAGGGCGCGCTTCTGGTGGTGGACGCGACCCAGGGGGTAGAAGCTCAAACCTTGGCGAATGCTTACCAGGCCATTGAACAAGGATTAGAGCTTCTGCCCGTGATCAACAAAATCGACCTTCCCTCCGCCCAACCCGAAAACACCAAACAGGAAATCGCGGACGTGGTGGGTCTGGATGCTGAGGACGCTATATTGGCCAGCGCTAAAGAGGGTACGGGCATCGATGAAATTCTCGAGCGAGTGGTGTCGATCGTGTCCCCTCCCAACGGCGATCCCGACGCCCCGTTAGAGGCCTTGATTTTCGATTCCGTTTACGACAACTACCGGGGTGTTATCTGCTACGTGCGCGTGGTGAACGGCACTCTGCGACCGGGGCAGAGCATCCTGTTCATGGCCACGAACGGGCGTTATCCTGTGGACGAAATAGGCGTGTTCCGGCCAGGGTTTACACCTGTGGAACGACTGGGTCCCGGAGAGGTCGGGTATATCGCCGCCAGCGTCAAAAGCCTCGACGAGGCCCGCGTGGGAGATACGGTCACCGAGGCAAACAATCCCGCGCCTAAACCTTTACCGGGGTATCGCAAGGTGAAGCCGGTAGTGTTTTGTGGTTTTTACCCCGTGGAACGCGACGAGTACCCCCAGTTGCGCGACGCCCTGGATAAACTCCACCTCAACGACGCGGCCATCGCCTATGAGCCTGAGACCTCCGTCGCCCTGGGATTTGGGTTTCGATGCGGATTTTTGGGTCTTTTGCACATGGACGTGGCGCGGGAGCGTTTGAGACGCGAGTTCGACGTGGACCTAGTGGCCACTGCCCCCAACGTTGTTTATGAGATCACCGCCCAAGGAGGCGAGATCATCGAGGCTCACCGACCCAGCGATTTTCCCGAAGTGGGAGACATCGAAGAAATACGCGAGCCCTTTATAAAACTTTCCGTTTTTTTGCCTTCCGACTTCGTGGGAAAGGTCATGCAGCTCCTCCAGGAAAAGAGAGGAATCTACAAGTCCATAGATTACCTAACCCCCAATCGCGTGCGTTTGGTATACGACATGCCTTTGGCGGAGTTTATCGTGGACTTTCACGACAAACTGAAATCCCAAACTCGGGGGTACGCTTCACTGGACTACGAGTTCATCGGGCTTCGGGCTTCGGATTTGGTACGGGTGGACGTGTTGGTGAACGGCGAGGCCGCCGACGCCTTTTCGTTCATCTGCCACAAAGATGCAGCTTACCATCGCGGACACTCGGCCGTGACGAAGCTGAAAGAGCTGATACCCCATCAATTGTTTGAGGTTCCCATTCAGGCCTCCATCGGGAAGCGCGTCATTGTACGCGTCAACGTTAAGGCATTGCGCAAAGACGTGCTGTCCAAATGCTATGGCGGCGATATCACTCGTAAGCGCAAACTTTTGGATAAACAAAAAGAGGGCAAGAAACGAATGAAGCAGATCGGCAAGGTATCTATACCCCAGGAGGCTTTTTTGGCTTTCTTGCAGATCGACAGCGAAGAGAAATGA
- a CDS encoding response regulator, whose translation MPKKIFIIDDADFMVDILLLIVQEAGHVVVGTAFNGVQALEAIENLPTAFAPEVVTVDFHMPKLDGMETVRRIRTLVPGVRIILISAHATFPVVMQAKDVGVDVFIAKPFEPQAILNAIDKLG comes from the coding sequence GTGCCGAAGAAAATATTCATCATCGACGACGCGGATTTTATGGTGGATATACTGCTCCTTATCGTGCAGGAAGCCGGGCATGTGGTCGTAGGAACCGCCTTCAATGGAGTACAGGCCCTGGAAGCTATTGAAAACCTTCCCACAGCTTTCGCTCCAGAGGTGGTAACGGTTGATTTCCACATGCCCAAGCTAGACGGCATGGAAACGGTTCGCCGGATACGGACTCTCGTTCCCGGGGTGAGGATTATTTTGATCAGCGCTCACGCTACCTTTCCCGTGGTGATGCAGGCAAAGGATGTGGGTGTAGATGTCTTTATCGCCAAACCTTTCGAACCTCAGGCCATTTTGAACGCCATCGACAAGCTAGGCTGA
- the rplL gene encoding 50S ribosomal protein L7/L12: MTREDLIKAIEEMTVLELSELVKALEDKFGVSASAPAMAMPMMAVPAAAAEEEKTEFDVIYKAPGANKINVIKVVREITGLGLKEAKELVDNPPKPVKEGIAKEEAEELKKKLADAGAEVEVK; the protein is encoded by the coding sequence ATGACTCGCGAAGATCTGATCAAGGCTATTGAGGAAATGACGGTACTGGAACTGTCCGAACTGGTGAAAGCTCTCGAGGATAAGTTCGGGGTTTCCGCGTCGGCTCCCGCTATGGCGATGCCCATGATGGCGGTCCCAGCCGCTGCCGCTGAGGAGGAAAAAACGGAATTCGATGTCATTTATAAAGCTCCCGGAGCAAACAAGATCAACGTTATCAAGGTCGTACGAGAAATCACCGGACTTGGTCTGAAAGAAGCCAAGGAACTGGTGGACAATCCTCCTAAGCCCGTCAAGGAAGGCATTGCCAAGGAAGAAGCCGAGGAACTTAAAAAGAAACTCGCGGATGCCGGTGCCGAAGTCGAAGTCAAGTAA